In Takifugu flavidus isolate HTHZ2018 chromosome 5, ASM371156v2, whole genome shotgun sequence, the following proteins share a genomic window:
- the kiaa0825 gene encoding uncharacterized protein KIAA0825 homolog isoform X7, which produces MELQASGVSCEPDPGHFQRDTKDKLDPNANSKEQPLKELQATVCDSHTSSLTDCLQWFNPRRHSSLQNVSTGLQELTDFFEALQQYLRSEEEGKEEVTLQLLLNVSAQCGVCFPCTSSLATTSIPLVHAVRDDTLLEIQEVWDDIRLLLRRHVLWRLSAHSPLKAEPGHIPTMSVPERLRCLQQLFFLYPQSEVLTHYQRLRSQSVLDLLSALCTSPGCETGFDKLVAGFHCAVPVLTRALTDELHVLSRLVEAHTTVGFLSAAYLRTVAQELTSLMEKECELALRDNTSSYKVKKHSAKSPATVAPAERLTKQRSFSLTSHQLRALTQLAGTLLGFESTVRELLADTTSVDTTGETPGVKGLLGKNSWSSQTSTDANISGEQRALHHSQTQLLEFDWRSAFGGLAPHMAHCVKVVLDDACAKSLQEEEAFRSSGHATIAMSPVPERTTNTTLHQRGDCFGTYLEREVPKKIAKFCGAIATQLDIFLPLAVACSDSSLLEVRSSFVEACGRAAFAMMGRLRERALEVPARAPMKNLPALLSTCIYVHQRLQQYHHRLKDPRNAAKIPLTLLPIQRCQNDIVALQNQLSGYASQVCSTCILEDEENHSWADPKPFFEGERCSFSVQMWFYFLCGLRSDLWAVLPAGLAKELLGQVLSETLQLLVRRYTRARPSYERHLQIRCDITAILLFAEHLMWSVCENPEELVPSCPPSAITTVPGGSDWPRRIHSLCEELLTVLIIVTAPLSLLYRTFVTDLMKESRAREHDRPSVHWLPAISPDLFIRDGLVGHTASVCQLRLLTSDPGLNPRLLVRLLLHRDCHLPRTLLESSYLCLENCSEMSAESCKAADAFVVALFNVFSCMASVPQALTLVLQPYLEQAQIWEQLHTLAEPTHSVPVLISCVREVVTRSTTRLLTHLVSMVTIWQAKKEHSGALVRCPVPESIQVKLPSEWNYPPLDAERREADSNPVIRLTVQTLSLVFSNLPSLVASVPLPLHYLFKEAEKKHAQHSRHLRLVGLPLWVLMGSLIQSLEDLEALEQLSGLTLERGAKEPLSLLAECLQFIIGIQQKGVPKPAMHKVLQALEEQRPKWINSQLQKARQLRAHSDGQERIQLRC; this is translated from the exons ATGGAGCTGCAGGCTTCAGGCGTTTCCTGTGAGCCGGACCCTGGACACTTCCAAAGAGACACAAAGGACAAACTCGACCCCAACGCCAATAG CAAAGAGCAGCCATTAAAGGAGCTGCAGGCCACGGTGTGTGACTCCCACACGTCCAGTCTGACCGACTGTCTGCAGTGGTTCAACCCCAGAAGACACAGCAGCCTCCAGAACGTTTCCACAGGACTCCAGGAACTCACAGACTTCTTTGAAGCTTTG CAACAGTACCTGAGGtctgaagaggaggggaaagaggaagttactctgcagctgctgctgaacgtGTCCGCTCAGTGTGGCGTCTGCTTTCCATGTACCTCCTCTCTGGCGACCACATCCATCCCATTAGTGCATGCAGTCAGAGATGACACATTGTTGGAG ATCCAGGAAGTGTGGGATGATATCCGTCTCCTACTACGACGCCACGTCCTGTGGCGACTGTCAGCCCACAGCCCTTTGAAGGCCGAGCCTGGACATATTCCCACTATGTCCGTTCCTGAACGGCTCCGCTGTTTGCAGCAACTGTTCTTCCTTTACCCTCAGTCTGAAGTGCTCACGCATTACCAG CGTCTGAGATCCCAGTCTGTGTTGGATCTCCTCTCTGCCTTGTGTACCAGCCCAGGCTGCGAGACTGGCTTTGACAAACTGGTGGCAGGCTTCCACTGTGCTGTACCAGTTCTGACCCGAGCCCTCACAGATGAGCTCCACGTCCTCTCAAGACTAGTAGAAGCACACACCACTGTGGGGTTTCTCAGTGCAGCCTACCTCAGGACTGTGGCCCAAGAGTTGACCTCCTTGATGGAGAAAGAATGTGAGCTGGCCTTGAGGGACAACACGAGCAGCTACAAGGTTAAGAAACATTCAGCCAAGTCTCCAGCAACCGTAG CACCAGCGGAGAGGCTCACGAAACAGCGCAGCTTCAGTTTGACGTCGCACCAGTTGAGGGCGCTAACGCAGCTGGCCGGCACCCTGCTGGGGTTCGAGAGCACCGTGAGGGAGCTGCTCGCAGACACGACCTCTGTTGATACCACAGGAGAGACTCCTGGCGTAAAAG GTTTGCTCGGAAAGAATAGCTGGAGTTCACAGACGAGTACAGATGCCAACATAAGTGGAGAACAACGAGCTCTTCACCATTCACAG ACGCAGCTTTTGGAGTTTGACTGGAGGTCAGCATTCGGAGGGCTGGCCCCTCACATGGCACACTGTGTAAAGGTGGTGCTGGATGATGCTTGTGCCAAGAGTCTACAAGAGGAAGAGGCCTTCCGTTCTTCAGGACATGCCACCATCGCCATGAGCCCagtccctgaacgcaccaccaaCACGACATTACACCAACGAGGAGATTGCTTTGGGACGTATTTGGAGAGGGAGGTTCCCAAAAAGATAGCAAAG TTCTGCGGAGCGATCGCGACCCAGTTGGACATTTTTCTACCGCTGGCGGTGGCGTGCAGTGACAGCTCCCTCCTCGAGGTGCGATCAAGCTTTGTGGAGGCGTGCGGCCGGGCGGCGTTCGCCATGATGGGCCGTTTGCGAGAAAGGGCCCTGGAGGTCCCGGCTCGTGCGCCCATGAAGAATCTGCCGGCTCTGCTGTCCACCTGCATCTATGTGCACCAGCGACTGCAGCAGTACCACCACAGGCTGAAAGATCCCAGGAACGCAGCTAAAAT ACCGCTGACCTTACTGCCTATCCAGAGGTGCCAAAATGACATAGTGGCCTTACAAAACCAGCTGAGCGGCTACGCTTCGCAGGTTTGTTCTACCTGCATCCTGGAAGATGAGGAGAATCACTCCTGGGCCGATCCCAAGCCCTTCTTCGAG GGCGAGCGCTGCTCGTTCTCAGTGCAGATGTGGTTCTACTTCCTGTGTGGGCTCCGTAGCGACCTGTGGGCGGTCCTTCCTGCAGGCTTGGCCAAGGAGCTGCTTGGTCAGGTGCTGTCGGAGacgttgcagctgctggtgcggAGATACACCAGAGCTCGTCCTTCATATGAAAGACATTTGCAAATCAG GTGTGACATCACAGCGATATTGCTGTTTGCGGAGCAtctgatgtggagtgtgtgtgaaaatcCCGAGGAGTTggtcccttcctgtcctccttcagcCATCACTACTGTACCTGGGGGATCAGACTGGCCGCGTCGCATCCACAGCCTCTGTGAGGAACTTCTCACTGTCCTCATCATCGTTACAGCACCTCTCTCGCTGCTCTATAG gACGTTTGTGACTGATCTTATGAAGGAGTCTCGTGCACGAGAGCACGACCGGCCCAGTGTCCACTGGCTGCCCGCCATCAGCCCTGACCTCTTCATACG aGATGGCCTTGTGGGCCACACCGCCTCTGTATGTCAGCTGAggctgctgacctctgaccccggcCTCAATCCCAGGTTGCTAGTGCGATTGCTGCTGCACAGAGACTGTCACCTGCCCAGAACCCTCCTAGAAAGCTCCT atctgtgtCTGGAGAACTGCTCAGAAATGTCTGCGGAGAGCTGCAAGGCTGCAGATGCCTTTGTCGTTGCATTGTTCAACGTGTTCAGCTGCATGGCCAGTGTCCCTCAGGCCTTGACCCTTGTCCTCCAACCGTACCTGGAACAGGCCCAAATATGGGAGCAGCTGCACACACTGGCAG AGCCAACACACAGCGTTCCGGTTCTCATCAGCTGTGTCAGGGAGGTGGTCACAAGGTCTACCACAAGACTCCTGACCCACCTGGTGTCAATGGTCACCATTTGGCAGGCCAAGAAAGAACACAGCGGTGCCCTGGTCAGGTGCCCCGTACCGGAGAGTATTCAGGTGAAACTCCCCAGTGAGTGGAACTACCCCCCCCTGGACGCGGAGCGAAGAGAGGCTGACAGTAACC cTGTCATACGCTTAACGGTTCAGACCTTGTCCTTGGTTTTTTCCAACCTGCCCTCGCTCGTAGCATCcgtgcctcttcctctccactaCCTCttcaaagaagcagagaagaaacACGCCCAGCATTCTCGACACCTGCGCTTGGTGGGGCTGCCGCTTTGGGTCCTGATGGGATCTCTTATCCAGAGCCTCGAAGACCTGGAAGCACTGGAACAGCTCAGCGGTCTGACCCTGGAGCGAGGGGCCAAGGAGCCCCTGTCCCTGCTGGCTGAGTGTCTGCAGTTTATTATTGGCATTCAACAGAAG GGCGTTCCCAAACCAGCAATGCACAAAGTGCTGCAGGCTCTGGAGGAGCAAAGACCCAAGTGGATAAACAGCCAGCTGCAGAAGGCTCGACAGCTCCGTGCACACAG
- the kiaa0825 gene encoding uncharacterized protein KIAA0825 homolog isoform X6, whose translation MELQASGVSCEPDPGHFQRDTKDKLDPNANSKEQPLKELQATVCDSHTSSLTDCLQWFNPRRHSSLQNVSTGLQELTDFFEALQQYLRSEEEGKEEVTLQLLLNVSAQCGVCFPCTSSLATTSIPLVHAVRDDTLLEIQEVWDDIRLLLRRHVLWRLSAHSPLKAEPGHIPTMSVPERLRCLQQLFFLYPQSEVLTHYQRLRSQSVLDLLSALCTSPGCETGFDKLVAGFHCAVPVLTRALTDELHVLSRLVEAHTTVGFLSAAYLRTVAQELTSLMEKECELALRDNTSSYKVKKHSAKSPATVAPAERLTKQRSFSLTSHQLRALTQLAGTLLGFESTVRELLADTTSVDTTGETPGVKGLLGKNSWSSQTSTDANISGEQRALHHSQTQLLEFDWRSAFGGLAPHMAHCVKVVLDDACAKSLQEEEAFRSSGHATIAMSPVPERTTNTTLHQRGDCFGTYLEREVPKKIAKFCGAIATQLDIFLPLAVACSDSSLLEVRSSFVEACGRAAFAMMGRLRERALEVPARAPMKNLPALLSTCIYVHQRLQQYHHRLKDPRNAAKIPLTLLPIQRCQNDIVALQNQLSGYASQVCSTCILEDEENHSWADPKPFFEGERCSFSVQMWFYFLCGLRSDLWAVLPAGLAKELLGQVLSETLQLLVRRYTRARPSYERHLQIRCDITAILLFAEHLMWSVCENPEELVPSCPPSAITTVPGGSDWPRRIHSLCEELLTVLIIVTAPLSLLYRTFVTDLMKESRAREHDRPSVHWLPAISPDLFIRDGLVGHTASVCQLRLLTSDPGLNPRLLVRLLLHRDCHLPRTLLESSYLCLENCSEMSAESCKAADAFVVALFNVFSCMASVPQALTLVLQPYLEQAQIWEQLHTLAEPTHSVPVLISCVREVVTRSTTRLLTHLVSMVTIWQAKKEHSGALVRCPVPESIQVKLPSEWNYPPLDAERREADSNPVIRLTVQTLSLVFSNLPSLVASVPLPLHYLFKEAEKKHAQHSRHLRLVGLPLWVLMGSLIQSLEDLEALEQLSGLTLERGAKEPLSLLAECLQFIIGIQQKGVPKPAMHKVLQALEEQRPKWINSQLQKARQLRAHSVLVIDQWRDRG comes from the exons ATGGAGCTGCAGGCTTCAGGCGTTTCCTGTGAGCCGGACCCTGGACACTTCCAAAGAGACACAAAGGACAAACTCGACCCCAACGCCAATAG CAAAGAGCAGCCATTAAAGGAGCTGCAGGCCACGGTGTGTGACTCCCACACGTCCAGTCTGACCGACTGTCTGCAGTGGTTCAACCCCAGAAGACACAGCAGCCTCCAGAACGTTTCCACAGGACTCCAGGAACTCACAGACTTCTTTGAAGCTTTG CAACAGTACCTGAGGtctgaagaggaggggaaagaggaagttactctgcagctgctgctgaacgtGTCCGCTCAGTGTGGCGTCTGCTTTCCATGTACCTCCTCTCTGGCGACCACATCCATCCCATTAGTGCATGCAGTCAGAGATGACACATTGTTGGAG ATCCAGGAAGTGTGGGATGATATCCGTCTCCTACTACGACGCCACGTCCTGTGGCGACTGTCAGCCCACAGCCCTTTGAAGGCCGAGCCTGGACATATTCCCACTATGTCCGTTCCTGAACGGCTCCGCTGTTTGCAGCAACTGTTCTTCCTTTACCCTCAGTCTGAAGTGCTCACGCATTACCAG CGTCTGAGATCCCAGTCTGTGTTGGATCTCCTCTCTGCCTTGTGTACCAGCCCAGGCTGCGAGACTGGCTTTGACAAACTGGTGGCAGGCTTCCACTGTGCTGTACCAGTTCTGACCCGAGCCCTCACAGATGAGCTCCACGTCCTCTCAAGACTAGTAGAAGCACACACCACTGTGGGGTTTCTCAGTGCAGCCTACCTCAGGACTGTGGCCCAAGAGTTGACCTCCTTGATGGAGAAAGAATGTGAGCTGGCCTTGAGGGACAACACGAGCAGCTACAAGGTTAAGAAACATTCAGCCAAGTCTCCAGCAACCGTAG CACCAGCGGAGAGGCTCACGAAACAGCGCAGCTTCAGTTTGACGTCGCACCAGTTGAGGGCGCTAACGCAGCTGGCCGGCACCCTGCTGGGGTTCGAGAGCACCGTGAGGGAGCTGCTCGCAGACACGACCTCTGTTGATACCACAGGAGAGACTCCTGGCGTAAAAG GTTTGCTCGGAAAGAATAGCTGGAGTTCACAGACGAGTACAGATGCCAACATAAGTGGAGAACAACGAGCTCTTCACCATTCACAG ACGCAGCTTTTGGAGTTTGACTGGAGGTCAGCATTCGGAGGGCTGGCCCCTCACATGGCACACTGTGTAAAGGTGGTGCTGGATGATGCTTGTGCCAAGAGTCTACAAGAGGAAGAGGCCTTCCGTTCTTCAGGACATGCCACCATCGCCATGAGCCCagtccctgaacgcaccaccaaCACGACATTACACCAACGAGGAGATTGCTTTGGGACGTATTTGGAGAGGGAGGTTCCCAAAAAGATAGCAAAG TTCTGCGGAGCGATCGCGACCCAGTTGGACATTTTTCTACCGCTGGCGGTGGCGTGCAGTGACAGCTCCCTCCTCGAGGTGCGATCAAGCTTTGTGGAGGCGTGCGGCCGGGCGGCGTTCGCCATGATGGGCCGTTTGCGAGAAAGGGCCCTGGAGGTCCCGGCTCGTGCGCCCATGAAGAATCTGCCGGCTCTGCTGTCCACCTGCATCTATGTGCACCAGCGACTGCAGCAGTACCACCACAGGCTGAAAGATCCCAGGAACGCAGCTAAAAT ACCGCTGACCTTACTGCCTATCCAGAGGTGCCAAAATGACATAGTGGCCTTACAAAACCAGCTGAGCGGCTACGCTTCGCAGGTTTGTTCTACCTGCATCCTGGAAGATGAGGAGAATCACTCCTGGGCCGATCCCAAGCCCTTCTTCGAG GGCGAGCGCTGCTCGTTCTCAGTGCAGATGTGGTTCTACTTCCTGTGTGGGCTCCGTAGCGACCTGTGGGCGGTCCTTCCTGCAGGCTTGGCCAAGGAGCTGCTTGGTCAGGTGCTGTCGGAGacgttgcagctgctggtgcggAGATACACCAGAGCTCGTCCTTCATATGAAAGACATTTGCAAATCAG GTGTGACATCACAGCGATATTGCTGTTTGCGGAGCAtctgatgtggagtgtgtgtgaaaatcCCGAGGAGTTggtcccttcctgtcctccttcagcCATCACTACTGTACCTGGGGGATCAGACTGGCCGCGTCGCATCCACAGCCTCTGTGAGGAACTTCTCACTGTCCTCATCATCGTTACAGCACCTCTCTCGCTGCTCTATAG gACGTTTGTGACTGATCTTATGAAGGAGTCTCGTGCACGAGAGCACGACCGGCCCAGTGTCCACTGGCTGCCCGCCATCAGCCCTGACCTCTTCATACG aGATGGCCTTGTGGGCCACACCGCCTCTGTATGTCAGCTGAggctgctgacctctgaccccggcCTCAATCCCAGGTTGCTAGTGCGATTGCTGCTGCACAGAGACTGTCACCTGCCCAGAACCCTCCTAGAAAGCTCCT atctgtgtCTGGAGAACTGCTCAGAAATGTCTGCGGAGAGCTGCAAGGCTGCAGATGCCTTTGTCGTTGCATTGTTCAACGTGTTCAGCTGCATGGCCAGTGTCCCTCAGGCCTTGACCCTTGTCCTCCAACCGTACCTGGAACAGGCCCAAATATGGGAGCAGCTGCACACACTGGCAG AGCCAACACACAGCGTTCCGGTTCTCATCAGCTGTGTCAGGGAGGTGGTCACAAGGTCTACCACAAGACTCCTGACCCACCTGGTGTCAATGGTCACCATTTGGCAGGCCAAGAAAGAACACAGCGGTGCCCTGGTCAGGTGCCCCGTACCGGAGAGTATTCAGGTGAAACTCCCCAGTGAGTGGAACTACCCCCCCCTGGACGCGGAGCGAAGAGAGGCTGACAGTAACC cTGTCATACGCTTAACGGTTCAGACCTTGTCCTTGGTTTTTTCCAACCTGCCCTCGCTCGTAGCATCcgtgcctcttcctctccactaCCTCttcaaagaagcagagaagaaacACGCCCAGCATTCTCGACACCTGCGCTTGGTGGGGCTGCCGCTTTGGGTCCTGATGGGATCTCTTATCCAGAGCCTCGAAGACCTGGAAGCACTGGAACAGCTCAGCGGTCTGACCCTGGAGCGAGGGGCCAAGGAGCCCCTGTCCCTGCTGGCTGAGTGTCTGCAGTTTATTATTGGCATTCAACAGAAG GGCGTTCCCAAACCAGCAATGCACAAAGTGCTGCAGGCTCTGGAGGAGCAAAGACCCAAGTGGATAAACAGCCAGCTGCAGAAGGCTCGACAGCTCCGTGCACACAG CGTTTTAGTCATCGATCAATGGCGAGACAGAGGTTGA